The following coding sequences are from one Pyxidicoccus xibeiensis window:
- a CDS encoding GAF domain-containing sensor histidine kinase codes for MSDSWKTSSLGSLSPEESRLAEDVAAVGRIEAVKTVLRLLLKTTGLRLGVVARVTAESWTCCAVLDEVNFGIKPGDTLAVATTFCSTVRGMMAPLLVNHASQDPRFATHPAPKLYGIESYIAVPVYRRDGSFFGVMCALDPRPADLTEDKLEVFRHLGELIGYQLEQLDELGRRDAQLFSAQEAAQLREQLIGIVSHDLRNPLNAITLSAATLLRRTDLDDRARSGLGRILESANRANRLIRDLLDFTQARMGKTLPVKPQAMDLQVIAQQVVAEVSLAAPERRFEVEGPHDVWGSWDSDRISQVLTNLLTNAVQYSPPGTPIRVKTEAEERGVVLSVSNEGPPIPAQVLPGLFEPMTRGTDGGGERRSIGLGLFIVDQIVRAHGGSVEVVSTHDAGTTFRVRLPRDAQR; via the coding sequence ATGTCGGACTCGTGGAAGACATCATCCCTGGGCAGTCTCTCCCCTGAAGAGTCGCGGCTCGCCGAGGACGTCGCAGCGGTGGGGCGCATCGAGGCCGTCAAGACGGTGCTGCGGTTGCTCCTGAAGACGACGGGCCTGCGACTGGGCGTGGTGGCGCGGGTCACCGCCGAGTCGTGGACGTGCTGCGCCGTGCTGGACGAGGTGAACTTCGGGATAAAGCCCGGAGACACCCTGGCGGTCGCCACGACGTTCTGCAGCACCGTGCGCGGCATGATGGCGCCGCTGCTCGTCAACCATGCGAGCCAGGACCCGCGCTTCGCGACCCACCCGGCACCGAAGCTCTACGGCATCGAGAGCTACATCGCCGTGCCGGTGTACCGGCGGGACGGTTCCTTCTTCGGGGTGATGTGCGCGTTGGATCCGCGCCCGGCCGACCTCACGGAGGACAAGCTGGAGGTGTTCCGCCACCTCGGAGAGCTGATCGGCTACCAGCTCGAGCAGCTGGACGAGCTGGGCCGCCGGGATGCCCAGCTGTTCAGCGCCCAGGAGGCCGCGCAGCTTCGCGAGCAGCTCATCGGCATCGTCAGCCATGACCTGCGCAACCCCCTGAATGCCATCACCCTGTCCGCCGCGACGCTGCTGCGCCGCACGGACCTGGATGACCGGGCCCGCAGCGGGCTTGGCCGCATCCTGGAGTCAGCGAACCGGGCCAACCGGCTCATCCGGGACCTGCTCGACTTCACCCAGGCCCGGATGGGCAAGACGCTCCCCGTGAAGCCCCAGGCCATGGACCTCCAGGTGATTGCACAGCAGGTGGTGGCCGAGGTGTCGCTGGCCGCGCCCGAGCGCCGGTTCGAGGTGGAGGGCCCACACGACGTGTGGGGCTCGTGGGATTCAGACCGCATCTCGCAGGTCCTCACCAACCTGCTCACCAATGCCGTGCAGTACAGCCCTCCCGGGACGCCCATCCGGGTGAAGACGGAGGCGGAGGAGCGCGGGGTCGTCCTCTCCGTCTCCAACGAGGGGCCGCCCATCCCGGCGCAGGTCCTGCCCGGCCTGTTCGAGCCGATGACCCGCGGCACCGACGGGGGCGGTGAGCGCCGCAGCATCGGCCTGGGCCTCTTCATCGTGGACCAGATTGTCCGGGCCCACGGCGGCAGCGTCGAGGTGGTGTCCACGCACGACGCGGGCACCACCTTCCGCGTCCGCCTGCCTCGGGACGCTCAGCGGTAG
- a CDS encoding RHS repeat domain-containing protein: protein MTLQSLVRRLLGGTALLISPLALAQPAGFTDATIQPPKLGAPQRGSLIGTYAQTAFGAADVARGGFALASAFTFPTERGELLATPFPTYSSDAGLSEWGHGWQTRLEIRRWRVRGDLDYTTDERSSPWGRLIQGSDGAWYPSDMNPAVRVEASATGLTAYLPDGSVWSFGDGAGGAAGSAQVNTPKGTYAWHLREVVSATGRRTRFTYEANATRRLFLKTVQYGGTGTDFQYQVDLGYAPLTKPVDDFRSGQKLRLDRRVSTVEVKARHASLGLFEPRWQYQLTYEEPAQGVAFYLTQLTPTYGLGRNATAAPPSRYTYYKSTDALAGAFFARVTKLDATLVAAGQDAIQPWRAALVDNDEDGRLDFEHAQAQTLYVQEDHGFRAEPLPPPNAGTQSVCRPSASTSNGPRLLTRLRPNQPVPQVVAINNPGGSATEFKVCDRAGTLLAQQSLSGAWQLGPHTRFVDLDNDQQPDLIRVVPGGFQVRPNTSGAPPGISFGPAITGTLSPSVSASATWVHDMNGDSIPDIVARLTNGLHVWPGTGGFSFDSTSGSLFQVLTKNGTSLAQLGTYSVMFVDVNRDGLSDVLLSKTGLALLFVNDGTAFREVSVPALSFFNGTTSALTQGDFAGSGNTSLTVTQGLDAYSTSLDGPETGLLQSADDGKGTVLGFTYTRLPAAPGARFRQPVLASLTSASSGYDPVTYTYQYFGANYHSQGGYLLGFDSVVRTAPQEGHAINFLNGDTFAGLQLSSTRTDARTPLVKEVTSRQYEDATHQGVPYKRVNQEATGFQDAGNPAVTLTETTQTLVHDGVCPQQTVRATPWGTLTSISMRANLAGLVKHLHCLPSTVSYSGSHPQQPSLDFSYPGVITRNAVGLVEKVEALGPQGALPLQTVTYWPDFTVKTVSVPGQGTTTFDYDRRMLLSRITQPDGVVAEVTERAPLHDGLLTLTTRRGVNAHTERFRYDALERLVKRWDALGGASEANPNEQLAYRFATATRPGGIAATALVDAGLNARRFTQDLSTAAGEDVAKPRLIPEGWVVDGLTAHDRQQRETTHYVRQNLPANTDMATLDYATLLSGIEQTASERTAVFGYEVEKALRHHADVEQTLATSWVLDAGRLRVQTVENGTLEHRQFLDAGRRLARYEDALGAAYTYGYDALGRLRVVTLPGGQGHRLTYDGYGRVGRVERDGVASVDYEYAPGTWLTSAKRFRTPANTLVRGEGYLYDAVGRRTVITHTQAGGGVKTYQLYYDGASPAQPTNTSWPGLLTAAAGDGYAKKFEYRPDGSLARTTLGFTGWRSVETTLTHAEGGDVKLEVTQVKDGGGSVLTTTALGTSWDAHGRMNSLSLDGQPWATVLYNGLGQLTKVDFGGGTFVELGYDLLTRKRTSLAQTAPTWTSSVGWKLNTRGLTGSEVMGFGGTQLTRQYSYSEQGFLSSAQDAQHAYAYGFDAMGLPTHITDGAGMRTLATGSNTLVAGGVTYTFDGLGRTVSRDGLTLTYGPDGQVATAQHGAGTWSFLYDEDGERILKLGAGGVPLAGYLEGGGYLDASGLTLPVRVEGQVVGSLRNGVFQLLSTDRRGTVMADLDGTERLASPFGDRTTHTAGAAALDYVEKGYDADLGFVRMGARDYDPRISRFTTPDPLFLQDLEKCRESPVECNLYGYVRNRPLDLVDPTGTEGKDVPSNQAAGAAVSVGTPAVVANAKEDISNAEDQYFEASNSRRQEMKSVLNVISSVGSAINVVKFIGGCYIGANPLFSGSPPREYYIRVNKEGIQELQKQQSALQNELSLYLEEGMQSSPDQARMNFVDSRILELSRKDSEMQKKIDKMSENLELMEVTKEELQ from the coding sequence ATGACACTGCAATCCCTCGTACGGCGGCTGCTAGGTGGCACCGCCCTGCTCATCTCCCCCCTCGCGCTCGCACAGCCCGCCGGCTTCACGGACGCGACGATACAACCCCCCAAGCTCGGCGCCCCACAGCGCGGCTCGCTCATCGGCACCTATGCCCAGACGGCCTTCGGCGCGGCGGACGTGGCGCGCGGCGGCTTCGCACTCGCCTCCGCCTTCACCTTCCCCACCGAGCGCGGCGAGCTGCTCGCCACGCCGTTTCCCACCTACTCGTCGGACGCGGGCCTGTCGGAGTGGGGCCATGGCTGGCAGACGCGGCTGGAGATCCGCCGCTGGCGCGTGCGCGGCGACCTCGACTACACGACGGACGAGCGCTCCAGCCCCTGGGGCCGGCTCATCCAGGGCAGCGACGGGGCCTGGTACCCGTCCGACATGAACCCCGCGGTGCGGGTGGAGGCGTCCGCCACCGGCCTCACCGCCTACCTGCCCGACGGCAGCGTCTGGAGCTTCGGTGATGGCGCGGGCGGCGCGGCGGGCTCGGCGCAGGTGAACACGCCGAAGGGCACCTACGCGTGGCACCTGCGTGAGGTGGTGAGCGCCACCGGCCGCAGGACGCGCTTCACCTACGAGGCCAATGCGACCAGGCGGCTCTTCCTGAAGACGGTGCAGTACGGCGGCACCGGCACCGACTTCCAGTACCAGGTGGACCTGGGCTACGCGCCGCTGACGAAGCCCGTCGACGACTTCCGCTCGGGTCAGAAGCTGCGCCTGGACCGGCGCGTGTCCACGGTGGAGGTGAAGGCGAGGCACGCGTCGCTGGGCCTCTTCGAGCCGCGCTGGCAGTACCAGCTCACCTACGAGGAGCCCGCGCAGGGCGTGGCCTTCTACCTCACCCAGCTGACCCCGACGTACGGCCTGGGGCGGAACGCGACGGCGGCGCCGCCGTCCCGCTACACGTACTACAAGTCCACGGACGCGCTCGCCGGCGCCTTCTTCGCCCGCGTGACGAAGCTGGACGCGACGCTCGTGGCCGCGGGCCAGGACGCCATCCAGCCCTGGCGCGCCGCGCTCGTGGACAATGACGAGGACGGCCGGCTCGACTTCGAGCACGCCCAGGCCCAGACGCTCTACGTGCAGGAGGACCACGGCTTCCGGGCCGAGCCGCTCCCGCCCCCCAACGCGGGCACGCAGAGCGTGTGCCGTCCCTCGGCGAGCACGAGCAACGGGCCGCGCCTGCTCACGCGGCTGCGCCCCAACCAGCCGGTGCCCCAGGTGGTGGCCATCAACAACCCGGGCGGTTCGGCGACCGAGTTCAAGGTCTGTGACCGCGCGGGCACGCTCCTCGCGCAGCAGTCCCTCTCCGGCGCCTGGCAGCTGGGGCCCCACACCCGCTTCGTGGACCTGGACAACGACCAGCAGCCGGACCTCATCCGCGTCGTCCCCGGCGGCTTCCAGGTGCGGCCCAATACCAGCGGCGCGCCGCCGGGCATCAGCTTCGGTCCCGCCATCACCGGCACCCTCAGCCCCAGCGTGTCGGCGAGCGCGACGTGGGTGCACGACATGAACGGCGACAGCATCCCGGACATCGTCGCGCGGCTCACCAACGGCCTGCACGTGTGGCCGGGCACCGGCGGGTTCAGCTTCGACTCGACGTCCGGCAGCCTGTTCCAGGTGCTGACGAAGAACGGGACGAGCCTGGCGCAGCTGGGCACCTATTCCGTGATGTTCGTGGACGTGAACCGCGACGGCCTCTCCGACGTCCTGTTGTCGAAGACGGGGCTCGCGCTCCTCTTCGTCAACGACGGCACCGCCTTCCGCGAGGTCAGCGTCCCGGCGCTGAGCTTCTTCAACGGGACGACGAGCGCGCTCACGCAGGGTGACTTCGCGGGCAGCGGCAACACCAGCCTCACCGTGACGCAGGGCCTGGACGCCTACAGCACCTCGCTGGACGGGCCGGAGACGGGCCTGCTCCAGTCCGCGGACGACGGCAAGGGCACCGTGCTGGGCTTCACGTACACCCGCCTGCCGGCGGCCCCCGGCGCGCGCTTCCGTCAGCCGGTGCTGGCGTCGCTGACGTCGGCATCGTCCGGGTACGACCCCGTCACCTACACGTACCAGTACTTCGGCGCGAACTACCACTCGCAGGGCGGCTACCTGCTCGGCTTCGACAGCGTGGTGCGCACGGCGCCGCAGGAGGGCCACGCCATCAACTTCCTCAACGGGGACACCTTCGCGGGCCTGCAGCTGTCCAGCACGCGGACGGACGCGCGCACGCCCCTGGTCAAGGAGGTGACGTCCCGCCAGTACGAGGACGCCACGCACCAGGGCGTTCCCTACAAGCGGGTGAACCAGGAGGCGACGGGGTTCCAGGACGCGGGCAACCCGGCGGTGACGTTGACCGAGACGACGCAGACGCTCGTCCATGATGGCGTGTGCCCGCAGCAGACGGTCCGCGCCACGCCGTGGGGCACCCTCACCAGCATCTCCATGCGAGCAAACCTCGCGGGCCTGGTGAAGCACCTGCACTGCCTGCCTTCCACGGTGAGCTACTCGGGGAGCCACCCGCAGCAACCCTCGCTCGACTTCTCGTACCCGGGCGTCATCACCCGCAACGCGGTGGGGCTGGTGGAGAAGGTGGAGGCGCTGGGGCCACAAGGCGCCCTCCCGCTACAGACGGTGACGTACTGGCCGGACTTCACCGTGAAGACGGTGAGCGTGCCGGGCCAGGGAACGACGACGTTCGACTACGACCGCCGGATGCTGCTGTCGCGCATCACCCAGCCGGACGGAGTGGTGGCGGAGGTCACCGAGCGCGCCCCCCTGCACGACGGGCTGCTCACCCTGACGACGCGGCGCGGGGTGAATGCCCACACGGAGCGCTTCCGCTACGACGCCCTGGAGCGCCTGGTGAAGCGGTGGGACGCGCTCGGCGGCGCGAGCGAGGCAAACCCGAACGAGCAGCTGGCCTACCGGTTCGCCACGGCCACGCGGCCCGGAGGCATCGCGGCCACGGCGCTGGTGGACGCGGGCCTCAACGCCCGGCGCTTCACGCAGGACCTCTCCACCGCCGCGGGCGAGGACGTGGCGAAGCCCCGCCTCATCCCCGAGGGCTGGGTGGTGGACGGGCTGACGGCGCACGACCGCCAGCAGCGCGAGACGACGCACTACGTGCGCCAGAACCTGCCGGCCAACACCGACATGGCGACGCTCGACTACGCAACGCTCCTGAGCGGCATCGAGCAGACGGCGAGCGAGCGCACCGCCGTCTTCGGCTACGAGGTGGAGAAGGCGCTGCGCCACCACGCGGACGTCGAGCAGACGCTGGCGACCTCGTGGGTGCTCGACGCCGGACGCCTGCGCGTGCAGACGGTGGAGAACGGGACGCTGGAGCACCGCCAGTTCCTGGATGCGGGGCGCCGGCTGGCGCGGTACGAGGACGCGCTCGGCGCGGCCTACACCTACGGCTACGACGCCCTGGGCCGGCTGCGAGTCGTGACGCTGCCGGGTGGCCAGGGCCACCGGCTGACGTATGACGGCTACGGCCGTGTCGGGCGCGTGGAGCGCGACGGCGTGGCGAGCGTGGACTACGAGTACGCGCCCGGCACGTGGCTCACCTCGGCGAAGCGCTTCCGCACGCCCGCCAACACGCTGGTGCGCGGCGAGGGCTACCTCTACGACGCGGTGGGCCGCCGCACCGTCATCACCCACACGCAGGCGGGTGGCGGGGTGAAGACGTACCAGCTCTACTACGACGGTGCCTCACCCGCTCAGCCCACGAACACGAGCTGGCCGGGGCTGCTCACGGCCGCCGCCGGTGACGGGTACGCGAAGAAGTTCGAGTACCGCCCGGACGGCAGCCTGGCCCGGACGACGCTGGGCTTCACCGGCTGGCGCAGCGTGGAGACCACCCTCACCCATGCGGAGGGCGGCGACGTGAAGCTGGAGGTGACGCAGGTGAAGGACGGCGGCGGCAGCGTGCTCACCACCACCGCGCTCGGGACCTCCTGGGACGCCCATGGCCGGATGAACAGCCTGAGCCTCGACGGACAGCCCTGGGCCACCGTGCTGTACAACGGGCTCGGACAGCTGACGAAGGTGGACTTCGGCGGCGGCACCTTCGTGGAGCTCGGCTACGATTTGCTCACCCGCAAGCGCACGAGCCTGGCGCAGACGGCGCCGACATGGACGTCGTCCGTGGGGTGGAAGCTGAACACGCGCGGCCTCACCGGCAGCGAGGTGATGGGGTTTGGCGGCACGCAGCTGACGCGCCAGTACAGCTACTCCGAGCAGGGCTTCCTCAGCAGCGCACAGGACGCGCAGCACGCGTACGCCTACGGCTTCGACGCCATGGGCCTGCCCACCCACATCACGGATGGCGCGGGCATGCGCACGCTCGCCACGGGGAGCAACACGCTCGTGGCCGGCGGCGTGACGTACACGTTCGACGGGCTGGGCCGCACGGTGAGCCGGGATGGCCTCACCCTCACCTACGGCCCCGACGGCCAGGTGGCCACCGCTCAGCACGGGGCGGGAACCTGGAGCTTCCTCTACGACGAGGACGGTGAGCGCATCCTCAAGCTCGGAGCGGGGGGCGTGCCGCTGGCTGGCTACCTCGAGGGCGGCGGCTACCTGGACGCCTCGGGCCTCACCCTGCCGGTGCGCGTGGAAGGCCAGGTGGTGGGCTCGCTCCGCAATGGCGTCTTCCAGCTGCTGTCCACGGACCGCCGCGGCACGGTGATGGCGGACCTGGATGGGACGGAGCGGCTGGCCTCGCCCTTCGGAGACCGCACCACCCACACGGCGGGCGCGGCAGCGCTGGACTACGTGGAGAAGGGGTACGACGCCGACCTCGGCTTCGTCCGCATGGGAGCGCGCGACTACGACCCCCGCATCAGCCGCTTCACCACGCCAGACCCGCTGTTCCTCCAGGACCTGGAGAAGTGCCGTGAGAGCCCGGTGGAGTGCAACCTCTACGGCTATGTGCGCAATCGCCCGCTGGACCTCGTGGACCCCACCGGCACCGAGGGCAAGGACGTCCCATCCAACCAGGCTGCCGGTGCGGCGGTGAGCGTGGGCACGCCCGCGGTCGTCGCAAACGCGAAGGAGGACATTTCCAATGCGGAGGACCAGTATTTCGAAGCCTCCAACTCGCGCCGGCAGGAGATGAAGTCCGTGTTGAACGTCATCAGCTCGGTGGGGTCCGCCATCAACGTGGTGAAGTTCATCGGCGGTTGCTACATCGGCGCCAACCCGCTGTTCAGCGGGTCACCACCGCGCGAGTACTACATTCGCGTCAACAAGGAAGGCATCCAGGAACTGCAGAAGCAGCAGTCCGCCCTCCAGAACGAGCTGTCGCTCTACCTGGAAGAGGGGATGCAGTCCTCGCCGGATCAGGCGCGCATGAACTTCGTCGACTCGCGCATCCTGGAGCTGTCCCGCAAGGACAGTGAGATGCAGAAGAAGATCGACAAGATGAGCGAGAACCTGGAGCTCATGGAGGTAACCAAGGAGGAGCTGCAGTAG
- a CDS encoding FBP domain-containing protein, with the protein MFRIETEKELLNAFRSRDRKHVELPKGTKLPLFVRDYLAWVDPYGVRIFLLFSPPGSTRPMGIAFRRDQQGDKALASRVCEWCHAHGTADQIGLLTTDVDAKRRVGVNLCLDLRCNEKLESMMNLAGADLLEGTQKLLGHMARFADEALGMEVRT; encoded by the coding sequence ATGTTCCGAATCGAGACAGAGAAAGAGCTGCTGAACGCATTCCGTTCGCGAGACCGCAAGCACGTGGAGCTGCCCAAGGGGACGAAGCTTCCCCTCTTCGTCCGCGACTACCTGGCGTGGGTAGACCCGTACGGCGTCCGCATCTTCCTGCTGTTCTCGCCGCCGGGCAGTACCCGTCCCATGGGCATCGCCTTCCGCCGGGACCAGCAGGGTGACAAGGCCCTGGCGTCGCGGGTGTGCGAGTGGTGCCATGCCCACGGCACGGCGGACCAGATTGGCCTGCTCACCACGGATGTGGATGCGAAGCGCAGGGTGGGCGTGAATCTCTGTCTGGACCTGCGCTGCAACGAAAAGCTGGAGTCGATGATGAACCTGGCCGGCGCGGACCTGCTGGAAGGGACCCAGAAGCTGCTCGGCCACATGGCCCGCTTCGCGGACGAGGCGCTGGGCATGGAGGTCCGCACGTAG